In a single window of the Pseudohongiella acticola genome:
- a CDS encoding SDR family oxidoreductase, with protein MQVKNKVVVVTGGARGIGRSLCQRFAAEGASAVVVADIQQEGINEVVELISGQGQTQALGVVTDVSKEDDVQALVAKTIDAFGHIDLFCANAGIFTAGDENVTDDAWQRIWDINVMGHIYAARAVLPGMLARGEGYLLNTASAAGLLSQIGSAPYAVTKHAAVGFAEWLSITYGSRGIKVSVLCPQAVKTDMTANTQGGGVAGVDGMLEPDALAQTVIETLAEERFLCLPHAEVLTYIQRKAGDYDRWLGGMRRLQDRYADQYKDR; from the coding sequence ATGCAGGTAAAAAACAAGGTCGTGGTGGTCACGGGTGGAGCACGTGGTATTGGCAGGTCGCTGTGTCAGCGATTTGCTGCCGAAGGCGCCAGCGCTGTGGTAGTGGCAGATATTCAACAGGAAGGCATCAATGAAGTTGTTGAATTGATTTCCGGCCAGGGCCAGACCCAGGCGCTAGGCGTGGTCACCGATGTCAGCAAGGAAGACGATGTTCAGGCACTGGTGGCAAAAACCATTGATGCGTTCGGGCATATCGACCTGTTTTGTGCCAACGCCGGCATTTTTACTGCCGGTGATGAAAATGTCACTGATGATGCCTGGCAGCGTATCTGGGACATCAACGTCATGGGCCATATCTACGCCGCCCGGGCAGTGTTGCCGGGTATGCTGGCGCGTGGTGAGGGCTATCTGCTCAACACTGCCTCCGCCGCGGGCCTGCTCAGCCAGATCGGTTCCGCGCCCTACGCCGTCACCAAACACGCCGCTGTCGGTTTCGCAGAATGGCTGTCGATCACCTACGGTAGCCGCGGCATCAAGGTGTCTGTGTTGTGCCCGCAGGCGGTGAAAACCGACATGACTGCCAACACCCAGGGCGGCGGTGTGGCCGGTGTGGACGGCATGCTGGAGCCTGATGCACTGGCGCAGACCGTCATCGAAACCCTGGCCGAGGAGCGTTTCCTGTGTCTGCCGCACGCTGAAGTGTTGACGTATATCCAGCGCAAGGCCGGCGACTATGACCGCTGGCTGGGTGGCATGCGGCGCTTGCAGGATCGTTACGCTGATCAGTACAAAGATCGCTGA
- a CDS encoding TonB-dependent receptor, with the protein MTQKPLRGRKLLAASCAAAIAAAMMPAHAQDTTPAVEEIQVISSSRRPEDLSNVNASIAILSEDELTLTSHTHIQEAANRLPGVNINRNNGQESLISIRSPVLSGGGACGAFLLAEEGIPLRAAGFCNVNELFDSHSENAERIEVIRGPGSAFYGSNAVHGMINVVLPEPDDRREISLEAGPRGTLRGNARVGFENDNFSHTFLVNGISEEGYRPDSGFDQQKLSWLYQTTLANGTELDGGITTTNLNQETAGYVNGTDAYKDDDLRRTNANPEAYRDNRSMRAWTRISYTLDSGWDVVMTPYYRNTDLDFKQHFLPGSPTETNEHSSVGVQFASYKDLSENTLLSAGLDLEFTEGELTQGQDGPTQGSPFLVATVPAGKHYDYEVDATQIAPFVQLQHYWDNGFDVTLGMRFERMNYDYDNNMLTGRTREDGTVCGFGGCRYNRPADRSDTFANVAPKLGIRYQINDTHNAQFRVTRGYRAPQATELYRLQNDQTVADLDPVEIDSVELAFQGSTGNWTYEAVAFYMDKDNEIINNADRVNLNGIHTRHEGVELSGMYQLSDDWRLSAAYNHARHTYQNDQLVGGVNLDGNDVESAPRNFGTAQIQWSPISTLTTELQWVAMGEYYTNPENLNSYEGHNVFNLRTRWQATDALTLSVNILNLTDRKYAERADWTTFGGDRYFPGEPLRAFVGLDWRFN; encoded by the coding sequence ATGACTCAAAAACCTTTGCGTGGACGCAAATTGCTGGCCGCCTCGTGTGCAGCCGCCATCGCCGCCGCGATGATGCCGGCGCACGCACAGGACACAACACCCGCCGTTGAAGAGATTCAGGTCATCTCGTCTTCGCGGCGCCCGGAAGACCTGAGCAATGTGAATGCCAGTATCGCCATTCTTTCCGAAGATGAACTTACACTGACATCCCACACACATATTCAGGAAGCGGCCAATCGACTGCCCGGCGTTAATATCAATCGCAATAACGGTCAGGAAAGCCTGATTTCCATCCGTTCGCCAGTATTAAGCGGCGGCGGTGCCTGCGGCGCATTTCTGCTCGCCGAAGAAGGCATCCCGCTACGCGCGGCAGGGTTCTGTAACGTCAACGAACTTTTTGACTCGCATTCAGAAAATGCCGAGCGCATTGAAGTGATCCGCGGCCCGGGCAGTGCCTTCTATGGCTCAAACGCCGTACATGGCATGATCAACGTGGTATTGCCGGAGCCGGATGACCGCCGCGAAATTTCTCTGGAAGCCGGTCCGCGCGGAACCCTGCGTGGCAATGCACGCGTCGGTTTCGAGAATGACAACTTCAGTCATACCTTCCTGGTCAACGGCATCAGTGAAGAAGGCTACCGACCTGACAGTGGTTTCGATCAACAGAAACTGTCCTGGCTCTACCAGACCACACTGGCCAATGGCACCGAACTGGATGGCGGTATCACCACCACCAACCTGAACCAGGAAACCGCCGGTTATGTGAACGGTACCGACGCTTACAAGGATGACGACCTGCGTCGCACCAATGCAAACCCGGAAGCCTACCGTGACAACCGCAGCATGCGCGCCTGGACCCGGATCAGCTACACCCTGGATTCTGGCTGGGATGTTGTGATGACGCCTTACTATCGCAACACGGATCTGGATTTCAAACAACACTTCCTGCCTGGTTCGCCGACGGAAACCAACGAACACAGCAGTGTCGGTGTGCAATTCGCGTCGTACAAAGACCTCAGCGAAAACACCCTGCTGTCCGCTGGCCTCGACCTGGAATTTACTGAAGGCGAGTTAACCCAGGGCCAGGACGGCCCGACCCAGGGCTCGCCCTTTCTGGTCGCTACGGTGCCTGCAGGCAAGCATTACGACTACGAAGTGGACGCCACTCAGATTGCCCCCTTCGTGCAACTGCAACATTACTGGGACAATGGCTTTGACGTCACTCTGGGCATGCGTTTTGAGCGCATGAACTATGACTACGACAACAACATGCTGACCGGTCGCACACGTGAAGATGGCACCGTCTGTGGATTCGGGGGGTGTCGATATAACCGCCCTGCCGACCGATCTGACACCTTCGCCAATGTTGCGCCCAAGCTGGGCATTCGTTACCAGATTAACGATACTCACAATGCCCAGTTCAGAGTGACACGCGGTTACCGCGCGCCACAGGCGACCGAGCTTTATCGTCTGCAGAATGACCAGACTGTTGCCGACCTGGACCCGGTTGAAATCGACAGCGTAGAACTGGCATTTCAGGGCAGTACGGGTAACTGGACCTACGAAGCTGTAGCGTTCTACATGGACAAGGATAACGAGATCATCAATAACGCTGATCGCGTCAACCTTAACGGCATTCACACTCGCCATGAAGGCGTGGAACTGAGTGGCATGTACCAGCTGTCTGACGACTGGCGCCTGAGCGCGGCTTACAATCATGCGCGCCACACCTACCAGAACGATCAACTGGTGGGTGGCGTCAATCTGGATGGCAATGATGTTGAGTCTGCACCACGAAATTTTGGTACGGCTCAGATTCAGTGGTCGCCAATCAGCACGTTGACCACCGAACTGCAATGGGTTGCCATGGGCGAGTATTACACCAACCCGGAAAACCTGAACAGCTACGAGGGGCACAATGTGTTCAACCTGCGTACGCGTTGGCAGGCAACGGATGCACTGACACTGTCAGTCAACATCCTGAACCTGACTGACCGCAAGTATGCGGAGCGGGCTGACTGGACTACCTTTGGTGGTGACCGTTACTTCCCGGGTGAGCCGCTGCGCGCGTTCGTCGGGCTGGACTGGCGCTTTAATTAA
- a CDS encoding CoA pyrophosphatase, whose protein sequence is MNDGLLARLESFFRQSPSSTGLILPPDPAEHGYQPDQQIDGRHMRRAGVLIPVIRSRDGGDSRIMLTLRTQHLRAHAGQVSLPGGSAEPQDTDIIGTALREAEEETCLPANAVQVMGTLPALIMPSAFHVTPVVGLVDADVQLQACPIEVAEIFYVPTTFLLNPKNYRVASMEFQNRERRFMETYFDGYRIWGATAAILHHLAKQINAP, encoded by the coding sequence ATGAATGACGGACTGCTTGCGAGACTGGAATCCTTCTTCCGGCAGTCACCGTCGTCAACGGGTCTCATCCTGCCGCCCGATCCTGCCGAACATGGCTATCAGCCAGATCAACAGATCGACGGCAGGCACATGCGCCGTGCCGGTGTGCTGATACCGGTAATTCGATCACGTGACGGCGGCGACAGCCGCATCATGCTGACATTGCGTACCCAGCACTTACGCGCCCATGCCGGCCAGGTGAGTCTACCCGGTGGCAGCGCCGAGCCTCAGGACACCGATATCATTGGCACAGCACTGAGGGAAGCCGAGGAAGAAACCTGTCTGCCCGCCAATGCTGTGCAAGTGATGGGCACCCTGCCAGCGCTGATCATGCCTTCAGCTTTTCATGTAACACCGGTGGTGGGATTGGTGGACGCCGACGTGCAACTGCAGGCTTGTCCGATAGAAGTGGCGGAGATTTTTTATGTGCCAACAACCTTTCTGCTGAATCCGAAAAATTACCGCGTTGCCAGCATGGAGTTTCAGAACCGTGAACGCCGCTTTATGGAAACATATTTTGACGGCTACCGAATCTGGGGTGCCACCGCCGCCATCCTGCACCATCTGGCAAAACAGATTAACGCGCCCTGA
- a CDS encoding GGDEF domain-containing protein, protein MLSKPPRCSDCHDDCEYLDEISELRQQVDELSEQVLTDALTGLYNYRHLMWAMNQEIERLHRSGGSFSIIVLDFDDFKLVNDNHGHEFGNQALKTVGTFLQRSLRKLDVPCRFGGEEFVLVLPSTELRDAVQLAERIREGVTHIQLMDGGQQVPLTVSMGVDVYRATERITADMFLDRADQFLLQAKQAGKNRVYYSRMTEPGDGMSADERSALMDGFDESPKN, encoded by the coding sequence TTGCTGAGTAAACCGCCACGTTGTTCCGATTGTCATGATGACTGCGAGTATCTGGATGAGATTTCAGAGCTTCGGCAGCAGGTCGATGAGCTTAGTGAGCAGGTGCTGACTGACGCGCTGACGGGACTGTACAACTACCGGCATTTGATGTGGGCGATGAATCAGGAGATTGAGCGATTACACCGTAGCGGCGGTTCGTTCTCGATCATTGTGCTGGATTTTGACGACTTCAAGCTCGTCAATGACAATCACGGTCATGAGTTTGGTAATCAGGCATTGAAGACAGTTGGCACCTTTTTGCAGCGCTCGCTGCGTAAACTTGATGTGCCCTGTCGATTTGGTGGCGAAGAGTTTGTGTTAGTGTTGCCATCAACGGAGTTACGCGATGCGGTCCAGTTGGCTGAGCGTATCAGGGAGGGAGTGACTCACATTCAATTGATGGACGGTGGCCAGCAAGTGCCGCTGACGGTCAGCATGGGAGTAGATGTCTATCGAGCCACTGAGCGGATTACGGCCGATATGTTTCTGGACCGTGCAGACCAGTTCCTGCTGCAGGCTAAACAGGCCGGTAAAAACCGGGTTTATTACTCGCGCATGACAGAGCCGGGCGACGGCATGTCAGCAGATGAGCGGTCGGCATTGATGGATGGATTCGACGAGAGCCCGAAAAATTGA
- a CDS encoding dienelactone hydrolase family protein, translated as MLKTEYIEYRDGDAVLEAYIAYDEDAGAEKPCVLIGHDWAGRRENACAAAERMAELGYVGFAVDIYGKGVFGKDGDSDGNAALMKPFADDRTLLRRRMQAALKAARSLSQVDGSNIGAVGYCFGGMAVLELARSGADVKGVASVHGLLAKGDAPAHDIQASILCLHGHDDPMVPPEQVMAFESEMTAADVDWQVHVYGGTCHAFTNPAANSPDFGAVYSQTANIRAEQALANFFRELFEDTPPLDIAP; from the coding sequence ATGTTGAAAACCGAATATATCGAATACCGTGACGGTGACGCCGTGCTCGAGGCCTATATCGCCTATGATGAGGATGCGGGCGCCGAAAAGCCCTGTGTACTGATTGGGCATGATTGGGCCGGACGACGCGAAAACGCCTGCGCAGCAGCGGAGCGCATGGCAGAGCTGGGTTATGTTGGTTTTGCGGTTGATATATACGGCAAAGGGGTCTTTGGTAAGGACGGCGATAGTGACGGCAATGCTGCCTTGATGAAACCCTTCGCTGACGACCGGACACTCCTGCGCCGACGCATGCAGGCAGCATTGAAAGCAGCACGCAGTCTGTCGCAGGTAGATGGCAGCAATATCGGCGCGGTGGGTTACTGCTTTGGCGGTATGGCCGTACTGGAACTTGCCCGGTCTGGCGCAGATGTAAAGGGTGTCGCCAGTGTTCATGGTCTGCTGGCAAAAGGCGATGCCCCTGCACATGATATTCAGGCAAGCATTCTGTGTCTGCACGGTCACGATGACCCCATGGTACCGCCGGAGCAGGTGATGGCCTTTGAGTCTGAAATGACCGCGGCGGATGTTGACTGGCAGGTGCATGTCTATGGCGGAACCTGCCATGCGTTTACCAATCCGGCTGCCAACAGCCCGGATTTTGGCGCTGTCTATAGTCAAACTGCCAATATCAGAGCGGAGCAGGCGCTGGCGAATTTTTTCCGGGAGCTGTTTGAAGATACCCCGCCATTGGATATTGCCCCTTAA
- a CDS encoding peroxiredoxin has protein sequence MSIQMGDTVPSATFKIMGKEGPENITTDDIFIGKKVVLFAVPGAFTPGCTVTHLPGFVVNADKIKAKGVDTIACMAVNDAFVMSAWGKSQNADELLMLADGNAEFAEALGLTMDASGFGMGKRSKRFAMIVENGNVSYLAVEPAGGIDVSSAENILAQL, from the coding sequence ATGTCTATTCAAATGGGCGATACCGTTCCGTCAGCGACGTTCAAAATCATGGGTAAAGAAGGCCCGGAGAACATCACAACGGATGATATTTTCATCGGCAAAAAAGTCGTGTTATTTGCCGTGCCTGGCGCCTTTACACCGGGATGTACGGTCACGCATTTGCCCGGTTTTGTCGTGAACGCGGATAAAATCAAAGCCAAAGGTGTCGATACCATCGCCTGTATGGCGGTCAACGACGCCTTTGTCATGTCTGCCTGGGGTAAATCGCAGAACGCCGACGAGCTGCTGATGCTGGCCGATGGCAATGCTGAATTTGCCGAGGCGCTGGGTCTGACCATGGATGCCAGCGGGTTTGGTATGGGCAAACGCAGCAAGCGTTTTGCCATGATCGTGGAGAATGGCAACGTCAGTTATCTGGCTGTGGAGCCCGCCGGTGGTATCGACGTCAGCTCCGCAGAGAACATTCTGGCGCAGCTGTAG
- a CDS encoding S1 family peptidase, protein MTNSCQNTWPEKSGSANRVAIWLALLAFVLVPADAIVIRHDTGYTRYLASEGEYPGVFPLAQQGRRKVCVATLVAPQWALTAAHCVSETPMQAALADNDVYAVEVDRQVHDIDSVFLHPGWSGDMSGRLHSRQFDLALLHLSTPSTASVLAPYRGNSESAQAMTFLGWGYTGIGTTGTSVADGRLRFAQNTVMQADDRLRFEFNDPRNRDGRALEFEGIPGLDDSGGPALILEDGELQLAGIAIGELARTADGTGAGRYGAIVVYERVSRHLEWIESVISDN, encoded by the coding sequence ATGACAAACTCCTGTCAGAACACTTGGCCTGAAAAATCCGGATCAGCAAACAGAGTCGCGATCTGGCTCGCGCTGCTGGCATTTGTGTTGGTGCCTGCGGACGCGATCGTGATCAGGCATGATACCGGATATACCCGTTATCTCGCCAGCGAAGGCGAGTACCCGGGGGTATTTCCGCTGGCACAACAGGGGCGTCGCAAAGTCTGCGTAGCAACGCTGGTGGCACCACAATGGGCGTTGACCGCTGCGCATTGTGTTTCCGAAACACCGATGCAGGCGGCGCTGGCGGATAATGACGTATACGCCGTCGAGGTTGATCGCCAGGTGCATGATATTGATTCAGTTTTTCTGCACCCGGGCTGGTCTGGCGATATGTCGGGGCGATTACATTCACGTCAGTTTGATCTGGCCCTGTTGCATCTGTCGACCCCGTCAACGGCGTCAGTACTGGCGCCCTATCGCGGCAACAGTGAATCGGCGCAGGCCATGACCTTTCTGGGCTGGGGCTACACCGGAATCGGCACAACCGGGACCTCTGTCGCTGACGGGCGCCTGCGCTTCGCGCAGAATACAGTGATGCAGGCGGATGATCGTCTTCGCTTCGAGTTCAACGATCCGCGCAATCGGGATGGGCGGGCACTGGAGTTCGAAGGCATACCCGGGCTGGACGACAGTGGCGGACCAGCGTTGATTCTGGAAGACGGGGAATTGCAGCTGGCGGGCATCGCCATCGGTGAGCTTGCCCGCACCGCAGACGGCACCGGTGCCGGTCGCTATGGTGCCATCGTGGTGTACGAACGGGTGAGTCGGCATCTGGAATGGATCGAGTCGGTGATTTCAGACAATTGA
- a CDS encoding chemotaxis protein CheW: MTNALVAARDHDDADDNAAHLIKHVSFTLGEETYAINAARVNEVLRYTEVTPVPGAPSFILGIINLRGNVVTVINGRGVFGLPNHTISEHSRIIVVDIEDFALGIVVDKVSAIVDLNAEEIETPPATGDEAGARFIQGVYNEDDELLILVDFSRVTELLPR, translated from the coding sequence ATGACAAATGCACTCGTCGCAGCCCGCGACCATGATGATGCAGACGACAACGCTGCACATTTGATCAAACACGTCAGCTTCACGCTGGGCGAGGAAACCTATGCCATCAACGCTGCCCGCGTCAACGAAGTCCTGCGTTATACCGAAGTCACTCCGGTCCCGGGTGCACCGTCATTCATACTCGGCATCATCAATCTGCGGGGTAATGTGGTAACGGTCATCAATGGTCGCGGTGTGTTTGGCCTGCCCAACCACACCATTTCCGAACACTCACGCATCATCGTGGTAGACATTGAAGACTTTGCTCTTGGCATCGTGGTCGACAAAGTGTCGGCGATTGTTGATCTGAACGCGGAAGAAATAGAAACCCCGCCGGCGACCGGTGATGAAGCGGGAGCCCGCTTTATTCAGGGTGTCTACAATGAGGATGATGAACTGTTGATTCTGGTGGACTTCAGTCGTGTCACCGAGTTGCTGCCCCGCTAG
- a CDS encoding LON peptidase substrate-binding domain-containing protein, whose amino-acid sequence MGAISEPELIPLFPLRSVLFPGGRLPLQIFEQRYIDLVSHCMKTDSGFGICLISQGEETVRPGVHQQVERVGTYVRIVDWDQLPNGLLGITVEGRHKFSVQDCWARDDKLLMAAVQFAAEDYLGQPALPLSEEHQSLVDLLRDLAAHPMIESLDLDIDFDDSRQLAWRLSELLPVPMHQKQQLLALNDTDERLQEIENLVASVMHQG is encoded by the coding sequence ATGGGTGCGATCAGTGAGCCTGAATTGATACCCTTGTTCCCGCTACGTTCGGTGCTGTTTCCTGGTGGGCGCCTGCCACTGCAGATTTTTGAGCAGCGTTATATCGATCTGGTCAGTCATTGCATGAAAACCGACTCTGGCTTTGGCATCTGTCTGATCAGTCAGGGCGAAGAAACGGTTCGTCCAGGTGTTCATCAGCAGGTAGAACGGGTTGGCACCTATGTCCGGATTGTCGATTGGGATCAACTGCCTAACGGGTTGTTGGGCATTACCGTGGAAGGGCGGCACAAGTTCAGCGTGCAGGATTGCTGGGCGCGCGACGACAAACTGCTGATGGCGGCTGTGCAATTTGCTGCCGAAGACTATTTAGGTCAGCCGGCGTTGCCACTTAGCGAGGAGCATCAGTCACTGGTGGACTTGCTGCGGGACCTGGCGGCGCACCCGATGATTGAGAGTCTGGATCTGGACATCGATTTTGATGACAGTCGCCAACTTGCCTGGCGGCTCAGTGAGCTGCTGCCGGTGCCGATGCATCAGAAGCAACAATTGCTGGCACTGAATGATACCGATGAGCGTCTGCAGGAGATCGAGAACCTGGTCGCATCGGTGATGCACCAGGGCTGA
- the mpl gene encoding UDP-N-acetylmuramate:L-alanyl-gamma-D-glutamyl-meso-diaminopimelate ligase, translating to MHIHILGICGTFMGSLAVLAKELGHTVSGSDANVYPPMSTQLEEQGIRLCEGFDPAHLHPHPDLVVVGNAMSRGNPAVEYVLNQGLAYCSGPEWLSRYVLQGKWVLAVAGTHGKTTTSAMLAWILECAGMQPGYLIGGVLKNFPVSARLGGTDFFVVEADEYDSAFFDKRSKFVHYRPRTLILNNLEYDHADIFPDLASIQRQFHHLVRTVPGDGLIIRPRFDEALAQVLEQGCWTPTQSFALLDGPGVPAGPVQPDAADTRYDSDTSTGPSGWGVRLLQADGGLCEISKTSHLGETVSARLQWSLTGRHNVGNAVAAIAAAHHVGVDLSVACDALGRFASVKRRMEFLGEVRGIHVYDDFAHHPTAIETTLDGIRQRLNDIPGSRLVAVIEPRSATMKMGVHQSCLAASCRAADLCLWMSGAGNGLNIEGIIAESPVPALNFNSVDDIVAYLSRHCRTGDHIVIMSNGGFGGIHGKLLTALGRGES from the coding sequence ATGCATATTCATATCCTTGGTATCTGCGGCACCTTCATGGGCAGTCTGGCAGTACTGGCGAAAGAGCTGGGTCACACGGTCAGTGGCTCCGATGCCAATGTCTACCCACCCATGAGCACACAGCTGGAAGAACAGGGCATTCGCCTCTGTGAAGGCTTTGATCCGGCGCATCTGCACCCGCACCCGGATCTTGTTGTTGTCGGCAATGCCATGTCGCGCGGCAACCCGGCCGTGGAGTACGTACTGAACCAGGGGCTTGCCTATTGTTCCGGACCGGAGTGGCTGTCGCGTTATGTGCTGCAGGGTAAGTGGGTACTCGCTGTTGCCGGTACTCACGGCAAAACTACCACCAGTGCCATGCTGGCGTGGATACTTGAATGCGCCGGCATGCAGCCAGGTTATCTGATTGGTGGCGTGTTAAAGAACTTCCCGGTGTCTGCGCGGCTCGGTGGCACCGATTTTTTTGTTGTTGAGGCCGACGAATACGACAGTGCCTTTTTTGACAAGCGCTCTAAGTTCGTCCATTACCGGCCGCGAACCCTGATCCTGAACAATCTGGAATATGACCATGCCGACATTTTCCCCGATCTTGCGTCGATTCAACGGCAATTCCATCACCTGGTCAGAACGGTGCCCGGTGACGGATTGATCATACGACCACGCTTTGATGAAGCGCTGGCACAAGTGCTGGAGCAGGGCTGCTGGACGCCCACGCAGAGCTTTGCCCTGCTCGATGGGCCAGGTGTGCCTGCGGGACCGGTTCAGCCGGATGCTGCTGACACCCGTTACGACAGCGACACCAGCACGGGCCCCAGCGGCTGGGGAGTACGGCTGCTGCAGGCCGATGGCGGGCTCTGTGAGATCAGCAAGACCAGTCACCTGGGCGAGACGGTGAGCGCGAGGCTGCAGTGGTCCCTGACCGGTCGCCACAATGTCGGCAATGCTGTCGCTGCAATTGCCGCTGCACATCATGTTGGCGTCGACCTCAGTGTCGCCTGCGACGCATTGGGCAGGTTTGCCAGTGTCAAACGACGCATGGAATTCCTGGGTGAAGTACGGGGCATTCACGTCTATGACGATTTTGCCCATCACCCTACCGCCATTGAAACTACTTTGGACGGTATCCGGCAGCGGCTCAATGATATTCCCGGCAGTCGCCTGGTGGCCGTCATCGAGCCGCGCTCGGCGACCATGAAAATGGGCGTTCACCAGAGCTGTCTGGCGGCTTCTTGCCGCGCTGCCGATCTGTGCCTGTGGATGTCGGGTGCCGGTAACGGTCTGAATATAGAAGGTATTATTGCGGAGAGCCCGGTGCCTGCGCTGAACTTCAACAGCGTTGATGACATTGTGGCCTATCTCAGCCGGCATTGCCGGACCGGGGATCATATCGTGATCATGAGCAATGGGGGTTTTGGTGGTATTCATGGCAAATTGCTGACGGCACTGGGGCGCGGAGAGTCCTGA
- a CDS encoding TIGR02444 family protein — protein sequence MAFTTAINPAMTSDAMTPSNDDLLRFASSVYAQPGIQALCLRLQDEGNADVVMLLTCCWYGRCYGRLTDDQLTRAMAFSESWRAQLVAPLRQARRWLKPHPATAFAMKGADQEALRQRIKAIELDAEFVQLRTLAGVLVESSTAARPEHNTDPLVSIQSNLILYAQRAGMDVDEPESSALNEADLAALAQAALTQGPLT from the coding sequence TTGGCATTTACCACAGCGATCAACCCAGCGATGACCTCAGATGCCATGACACCGTCCAACGATGACCTGCTGCGATTCGCGAGCTCAGTGTACGCCCAACCCGGCATTCAGGCGCTGTGCCTGCGCCTTCAGGATGAAGGCAACGCTGATGTCGTTATGCTGTTGACGTGTTGCTGGTACGGCCGCTGCTACGGCAGACTGACAGACGACCAGCTGACCAGGGCAATGGCGTTCAGTGAGTCGTGGCGAGCCCAGCTGGTGGCGCCGCTGCGTCAGGCCAGGCGTTGGCTCAAGCCTCATCCCGCAACTGCCTTTGCCATGAAAGGCGCCGATCAGGAAGCTCTGCGGCAACGCATCAAAGCAATCGAGCTGGACGCTGAATTCGTGCAACTGCGCACGCTGGCCGGGGTTCTGGTTGAAAGTTCGACTGCAGCCAGGCCGGAACACAATACTGATCCGTTGGTCAGCATACAGTCCAACTTGATACTTTATGCACAACGAGCCGGCATGGACGTGGATGAGCCTGAGTCATCCGCCCTCAACGAGGCCGACCTGGCAGCACTGGCGCAGGCGGCGTTGACACAGGGCCCGCTGACATAG
- a CDS encoding UbiX family flavin prenyltransferase — protein sequence MKRLIIGMSGASGLIYGIRLLDVLKSAPDIETHLVLTGAARLNISLETDWQADAVMAMADEVHSVKDLAASIASGSFRTDGMIVAPCSMKTLSAIVHSYADNLLTRAADVVLKERRRLVLMPRETPLHVGHCELLLKACQLGAIVAPPMPALYTKPQSVDDIINHSVGRVLDLFDIESGLVKRWQGAAAGTVED from the coding sequence ATGAAACGACTCATTATAGGGATGTCCGGCGCCAGCGGCCTGATTTACGGGATCCGTCTACTGGACGTATTAAAAAGCGCCCCGGACATAGAAACGCACCTGGTGCTGACGGGCGCTGCTCGTTTAAATATCAGCCTGGAGACTGACTGGCAGGCAGATGCGGTCATGGCCATGGCCGACGAGGTACATTCGGTCAAGGATCTGGCCGCCAGTATCGCCAGTGGCTCTTTTCGTACCGACGGCATGATAGTCGCCCCGTGTTCGATGAAAACCCTGTCGGCGATTGTGCATTCCTACGCCGATAACCTGCTCACGCGCGCCGCCGATGTGGTACTGAAAGAACGGCGGCGGCTGGTGCTGATGCCGCGTGAAACGCCATTGCACGTGGGGCATTGCGAGTTGCTGCTGAAAGCCTGCCAACTTGGCGCCATTGTGGCACCGCCGATGCCTGCGTTGTATACCAAACCCCAAAGCGTTGACGACATCATCAACCACAGTGTCGGCCGGGTACTGGATCTGTTTGATATCGAATCGGGCCTGGTGAAGCGCTGGCAGGGTGCCGCTGCAGGCACGGTCGAGGATTGA